In one Bacillus mesophilus genomic region, the following are encoded:
- a CDS encoding LD-carboxypeptidase gives MIKAKALKQGDHIGIITPSAAAPVRFNERYNRGLDQLRIMGFHIIEGKCSNKIQAYRSSTIKDRSEEINEFIYNKDVKAVISTIGGTNSNSLLPYIDYEYLKKNPKIFMGYSDVTALLLGIYAKTNVTTFYGPAIVPSFGEFPRMLPTGKEYFENVVQRKKKAPYTLEIPDVWTEEMIDWNTQSREKQMVKNEGWKSLRPGCVKGRLIGGNLNTMSGFLASDYFPDLKGSILFIEDSFKDMAIQERSLSMLKVAGIFDEIEGLIVGKHEHFNDLDSPFSIDELLLEIIGDTDIPIITNVDIGHTFPSHVFPIGIEIELNATTGTITFLEDGVEE, from the coding sequence GTGATAAAAGCTAAAGCATTGAAGCAAGGAGATCATATTGGCATTATAACTCCTTCAGCTGCTGCACCAGTTAGATTTAATGAAAGATATAATAGAGGGTTAGATCAATTAAGAATAATGGGGTTTCATATTATTGAAGGGAAATGTTCAAATAAAATCCAGGCATATAGATCTTCTACAATAAAAGACCGCTCAGAAGAAATAAATGAATTCATCTATAACAAAGACGTAAAGGCCGTTATTAGTACGATTGGTGGTACTAACTCGAACTCATTATTACCTTACATAGATTATGAGTATTTGAAGAAAAATCCTAAAATCTTTATGGGTTATAGCGATGTAACAGCTTTACTTTTAGGTATTTATGCGAAAACAAACGTAACAACCTTTTATGGACCTGCCATTGTACCATCCTTTGGAGAATTCCCAAGGATGCTTCCAACAGGAAAAGAATACTTTGAGAACGTTGTCCAACGAAAGAAAAAGGCACCTTATACATTAGAGATACCAGACGTTTGGACAGAAGAGATGATTGATTGGAATACACAATCTAGAGAGAAACAGATGGTTAAAAATGAGGGGTGGAAGTCTTTAAGACCTGGTTGTGTGAAAGGTAGACTAATAGGTGGAAACTTAAATACCATGTCAGGATTCTTGGCATCTGATTATTTTCCAGATTTAAAAGGATCCATATTGTTTATTGAAGACTCATTTAAGGATATGGCTATTCAAGAGCGTTCGTTAAGCATGTTAAAAGTAGCTGGTATTTTTGATGAAATAGAAGGATTAATTGTAGGAAAACACGAACATTTTAATGACTTAGATTCACCGTTTTCTATTGATGAACTGTTACTGGAGATCATCGGAGATACAGACATTCCAATTATCACTAACGTAGATATTGGTCACACATTCCCATCACATGTTTTTCCAATAGGTATAGAAATAGAATTAAATGCAACAACTGGTACTATTACTTTTCTAGAAGATGGGGTAGAAGAATAA
- a CDS encoding GNAT family N-acetyltransferase yields MIRTYRLDDKDYIINAHYDLYNIEFGYDLSFRDFIEESVSGFIQRKNTEETIFILEINDRKCGSISIKKFNDDTAQLGLFLVEPNMRGTGYGQMLVTEAITFCKEKGFKRIILWTNSELKSARRIYERVGFVLKETKTQFLSNKELLEEKWELLLVHN; encoded by the coding sequence ATGATACGGACATATAGATTAGATGATAAAGATTACATAATTAATGCTCACTATGATTTATACAATATAGAATTTGGTTACGATTTATCTTTTCGAGATTTTATTGAAGAAAGTGTTAGTGGATTTATTCAGAGGAAAAATACTGAAGAAACCATTTTTATTTTAGAAATTAACGATAGAAAATGTGGCTCTATAAGTATTAAAAAGTTCAATGATGATACTGCTCAACTAGGGTTATTTCTGGTTGAACCCAATATGCGAGGAACTGGATATGGACAAATGTTAGTCACAGAGGCCATTACCTTTTGCAAAGAAAAAGGATTTAAAAGGATTATTTTATGGACTAATAGTGAATTAAAATCTGCAAGGCGGATTTATGAGAGAGTAGGGTTTGTATTGAAGGAAACTAAAACTCAGTTTCTTTCGAATAAAGAATTACTTGAAGAGAAATGGGAGTTATTGTTAGTGCATAATTGA
- a CDS encoding M3 family oligoendopeptidase codes for MTQDLGQNYYKELIDLKDVKGIETQIQSLLDVAIESVSDLEKWLKDEHNLMIQIKEATTGHLVDFYRNTEDPEIKSTYLHDQQVIQPLLMKYEAKLNEKVCESPYLNQLDEKRYGLMRRVRESKVKLFREENIPLMVREQELCTKYSEIMGGLTVEWDGEEKPFPYIQSQLDHLDRAIREKAYHAMMSAHRQIKSDMDAIMDELVQLRHQIALNAGFENYRDYMFVEKNREYSVQDCYDFHENVEKHIIPAWNRLAEVFKSKLGVDTYRPWDNTAKLMKNPPYSEVSTLMDGVSEMLGKTDPYFADRFDYMRENGLLDLGDRKGKSPGGFCTSLPVSGDTFVFANFSPSFFSLIALIHEMGHAVNGYLQFSENGPTEDYQQRMEVAELYSHGMELLLLDKLDRFYPEEEDFKSAQREELRRAFTMLYGPLSGDLFQHWMYTNPTHTAKERDEKYFEIAKRYGLSPVDTSGLEAEVGMSWAGTLHYFQVPFYNIEYSISMLGSLQLLENYQKNPEQAVESFKRGASADYNQSIAAIYEETGVDFDFSEQAVKRMGEFLEKVIQDIN; via the coding sequence ATGACACAAGATTTAGGCCAAAATTATTATAAAGAATTAATTGATTTAAAAGATGTAAAAGGAATAGAAACTCAAATTCAAAGTTTACTTGATGTTGCGATAGAATCCGTTTCTGACCTTGAAAAATGGTTAAAAGACGAACATAATTTAATGATTCAAATTAAAGAGGCGACAACAGGTCACCTAGTCGACTTCTACCGAAACACAGAGGATCCTGAAATCAAGTCAACTTATCTTCATGATCAGCAAGTCATCCAACCACTCTTAATGAAATATGAAGCGAAACTTAACGAGAAAGTCTGTGAATCTCCTTACTTAAATCAATTAGATGAAAAACGCTATGGCTTAATGCGACGTGTTCGCGAATCCAAGGTTAAATTGTTCAGAGAAGAAAACATTCCATTAATGGTAAGAGAACAAGAGCTTTGTACTAAATACAGTGAAATTATGGGAGGGTTAACAGTTGAATGGGATGGGGAGGAAAAGCCTTTTCCGTATATTCAATCCCAACTAGACCATCTAGATAGAGCTATCCGCGAAAAAGCTTATCACGCGATGATGTCAGCCCATCGTCAAATTAAGTCCGATATGGATGCAATCATGGACGAACTCGTTCAACTTCGTCATCAAATCGCTTTGAATGCAGGCTTTGAAAACTATCGAGATTATATGTTCGTGGAAAAAAATCGTGAGTATAGTGTTCAAGATTGTTATGATTTTCATGAAAATGTGGAGAAACATATTATCCCTGCCTGGAATCGACTTGCAGAAGTATTTAAGTCCAAGCTTGGTGTCGATACGTATCGCCCTTGGGATAACACTGCTAAATTGATGAAAAACCCACCGTATTCTGAGGTGTCTACTCTTATGGATGGCGTTTCTGAGATGTTAGGGAAGACTGATCCATATTTTGCAGACCGCTTCGATTATATGAGAGAGAATGGGTTACTAGATCTTGGAGATAGAAAAGGGAAAAGTCCAGGTGGTTTCTGTACCTCTTTACCTGTTTCAGGAGATACGTTTGTTTTTGCAAACTTTAGTCCATCCTTTTTCTCACTGATTGCATTAATACATGAAATGGGCCATGCGGTGAATGGATACCTTCAGTTTTCCGAGAACGGTCCTACTGAAGATTACCAACAACGAATGGAAGTTGCTGAACTGTATTCTCATGGAATGGAATTACTCTTATTAGATAAGCTGGATCGTTTTTATCCAGAAGAAGAGGATTTTAAGAGCGCACAGCGTGAAGAGCTAAGACGAGCATTTACCATGTTATACGGTCCACTGTCAGGTGATCTCTTCCAGCACTGGATGTATACGAATCCTACACACACTGCCAAGGAGCGTGATGAAAAATACTTTGAAATCGCAAAACGTTATGGCTTAAGTCCTGTCGATACTTCTGGGCTTGAGGCCGAAGTTGGGATGAGCTGGGCAGGTACCCTTCATTATTTCCAGGTGCCTTTCTATAATATTGAATATTCCATCTCAATGCTTGGTTCTCTTCAATTACTTGAGAATTATCAGAAAAACCCTGAGCAAGCTGTCGAATCCTTTAAAAGAGGTGCAAGTGCTGACTACAATCAATCTATCGCAGCTATTTACGAAGAAACTGGGGTCGATTTTGATTTTTCAGAACAGGCTGTAAAGCGAATGGGTGAATTCCTAGAAAAAGTTATTCAAGACATTAATTAA
- a CDS encoding histidine phosphatase family protein — protein MRHAHSTYTSEELKRPLSVKGSKDAIKVKELLLKENIEHVISSPYLRAIQTVEGLANTLGEEIHIMNDFRERKLTEGFAINFEEAIRTVWDNPLFSWEGGESNKVAQHRGIRGMEIVLEQYKNKNVAIGTHGNIMVLTMNYFDQQYDFEFWEKLAMPDIYKLSFRDKKLVDCNRLWKDYE, from the coding sequence TTGCGACATGCTCATTCTACATATACATCAGAGGAACTGAAGAGACCATTATCAGTAAAGGGATCAAAAGATGCTATCAAGGTTAAAGAGCTATTACTAAAGGAGAACATTGAACACGTTATTTCAAGTCCATATTTAAGAGCTATTCAGACAGTTGAAGGTTTAGCAAATACTCTAGGAGAAGAGATTCATATTATGAATGATTTTAGAGAAAGGAAACTAACGGAAGGGTTTGCAATTAATTTTGAAGAAGCGATTAGAACAGTTTGGGACAACCCTCTTTTCTCTTGGGAAGGTGGTGAATCAAACAAGGTTGCACAACATCGAGGGATAAGGGGAATGGAAATAGTCTTGGAACAATACAAAAACAAAAATGTCGCAATAGGGACACACGGAAATATTATGGTTCTCACCATGAATTACTTTGATCAACAATATGATTTTGAATTTTGGGAAAAGCTCGCAATGCCTGATATCTATAAACTATCTTTTAGAGACAAAAAACTGGTTGACTGTAACAGACTTTGGAAAGATTATGAGTGA
- a CDS encoding DUF3221 domain-containing protein, translating into MDFTLCIKRSLILLLLSAFLVGCSSNQSKQIPPNLTGYILEVEDNKLLVAEHISFEEYNQIKNIPNVKLIEEGKLNLLYITYTDVKNLKKGNEIEIWVEYGEVGTSYPGSAIANRVEIIE; encoded by the coding sequence ATGGATTTCACTTTGTGTATTAAAAGAAGCTTAATCCTACTACTCTTAAGTGCCTTCTTAGTTGGTTGCTCATCTAACCAATCAAAGCAAATACCTCCTAATCTAACAGGCTATATTCTAGAGGTGGAAGACAATAAGCTATTGGTGGCAGAACATATTTCGTTTGAAGAATATAATCAAATTAAAAACATTCCTAATGTTAAGCTGATAGAAGAAGGGAAACTAAATTTATTATATATAACTTATACTGATGTCAAAAATCTTAAAAAAGGAAATGAAATAGAAATTTGGGTAGAGTACGGTGAGGTTGGAACTAGTTATCCAGGAAGTGCCATAGCGAATAGGGTTGAAATAATAGAATAA
- a CDS encoding DUF6199 family natural product biosynthesis protein, whose amino-acid sequence MIILGITLITIGLTMIVNPSLIWLITESWKSDGTEPSTLYKWSTRFGGVMVTLAGIGGVIVYFLS is encoded by the coding sequence GTGATAATACTGGGTATAACCTTAATAACTATAGGTCTAACTATGATTGTTAACCCTTCACTGATATGGTTAATTACTGAAAGTTGGAAAAGTGATGGGACTGAACCGTCTACTCTTTATAAATGGTCAACTCGTTTTGGAGGAGTAATGGTCACTCTTGCAGGAATTGGAGGAGTCATTGTTTACTTCCTATCATGA
- a CDS encoding GNAT family N-acetyltransferase, which produces MHIRRAEIEDAKGIARVHVDSWRTTYKNIIPDEFLSSLSYEQRTDLWQRNISKGNNFVFVAENTNGEIVGFADCGRRENNDVYNSGDLTSIYLLEEFQGQGIGKRLMKQLFLQFQELDYEKVFVEVIEDNKTRSFYEYYGAKLLRSERIKIAGTELELLIYQWDNAKEVVI; this is translated from the coding sequence ATGCATATTCGAAGAGCCGAAATCGAGGATGCTAAAGGAATAGCAAGAGTACACGTTGATAGTTGGAGAACTACGTATAAAAATATTATTCCCGATGAATTCTTAAGCAGTCTATCATATGAACAAAGAACAGACTTATGGCAACGGAACATTTCTAAGGGGAATAACTTTGTTTTCGTAGCTGAAAATACTAATGGAGAAATTGTTGGGTTTGCCGATTGTGGAAGAAGAGAGAATAATGACGTTTACAACTCTGGTGACTTAACATCTATATATCTATTGGAAGAATTTCAAGGTCAAGGGATTGGGAAAAGGCTAATGAAACAGCTGTTTCTCCAATTTCAAGAATTGGACTATGAAAAGGTTTTTGTTGAAGTAATAGAAGATAACAAAACTCGCTCCTTCTATGAGTATTACGGTGCAAAGTTGCTTAGATCAGAGAGGATTAAAATTGCAGGTACTGAATTAGAACTTCTAATATATCAATGGGATAACGCTAAAGAGGTAGTTATCTAA
- a CDS encoding DUF6366 family protein, producing MSRDNEEKMRRKELENNPMGAFSDAVNRSMVGEPLALVKGSCLTKIFTIVLIILGFIILSQCSF from the coding sequence GTGAGTAGGGACAATGAAGAAAAAATGCGCAGAAAAGAGTTGGAGAACAATCCTATGGGTGCATTTTCTGATGCTGTTAATCGTTCTATGGTTGGAGAACCTTTAGCATTAGTAAAAGGTAGCTGTCTCACGAAAATCTTTACGATCGTACTAATTATCTTAGGATTTATCATTCTATCACAATGTTCTTTTTAA
- a CDS encoding DUF3658 domain-containing protein: MNPIVNQLVNDSFLEYRVRHLIYYSVLEVKGISNSMRHYSFNSANFFCFVNFGKYRKTAS, encoded by the coding sequence ATGAATCCTATAGTAAATCAACTTGTAAATGATTCCTTTTTAGAATATAGAGTAAGACATTTAATCTACTATAGTGTGCTTGAGGTAAAAGGAATTTCAAATTCAATGAGGCATTATAGTTTTAACTCCGCTAATTTCTTTTGTTTCGTCAATTTTGGTAAATATAGAAAAACAGCATCTTAG
- a CDS encoding DNA topology modulation protein FlaR, with amino-acid sequence MKETIPRRIHIIGSVGSGKTTLAKEISLRLNIPYYELDNVVWIRSKSGDVRRTELEREDYLKSIIQSESWIIEGVHNEDWVSNSFHNADLIIFLDTKYSIRTYRIIKRFLKQKLGIENSNYTPTLEIFLKMFKWNRYFEEVGKVNFFKKYGKYKDKIEVVYDTKNFENRFY; translated from the coding sequence TTGAAAGAGACAATTCCTAGAAGAATACATATTATTGGCTCAGTTGGAAGTGGTAAAACAACTCTAGCTAAAGAAATATCTTTAAGGTTAAATATACCTTATTACGAATTAGACAATGTAGTCTGGATTAGAAGCAAGTCTGGAGATGTAAGAAGAACTGAACTAGAAAGAGAAGATTATTTAAAAAGTATAATTCAATCTGAAAGCTGGATCATTGAAGGGGTACATAATGAGGATTGGGTAAGCAATAGTTTTCATAATGCAGATCTCATTATCTTTTTAGATACAAAGTATTCTATAAGAACATATCGAATAATAAAGAGGTTTCTAAAACAAAAACTTGGAATAGAGAATTCTAACTACACACCAACATTAGAAATTTTTCTGAAAATGTTTAAATGGAACCGATATTTTGAAGAGGTAGGTAAGGTTAACTTTTTTAAAAAATATGGAAAATATAAAGATAAAATAGAGGTTGTTTACGACACAAAGAATTTTGAGAACCGATTTTATTAG
- a CDS encoding helix-turn-helix domain-containing protein — translation MAIIINIDVMLAKRKMSVTELSERVGITMANLSILKNGKAKAIRLSTLEAICKALDCQPGDLLEYRSDEEI, via the coding sequence ATGGCAATTATCATTAATATTGATGTCATGTTGGCAAAGCGGAAAATGAGTGTGACCGAGCTTTCGGAAAGGGTTGGAATCACAATGGCAAACCTTTCTATATTAAAAAATGGAAAGGCAAAAGCCATTCGATTATCAACGTTAGAGGCAATTTGTAAGGCTTTAGATTGTCAGCCTGGCGATCTTCTAGAATACAGAAGTGATGAAGAGATATAA
- a CDS encoding DUF2975 domain-containing protein, with protein sequence MKRGSTLFLKIAVFLIGTPVLALGIFGLTLLLRNPANPDYDQILYPIVIGMYVSVIPFFTALYQAFKLLSYIDSNEAFSERSVRSLKVIKLCAITISGVYVVIIPFVFLVAELDDAPGLVLVGGIPIFGSLVIAVFAAVLQKLLQDAINIKSENDLTV encoded by the coding sequence ATGAAACGAGGTTCAACATTGTTTTTAAAAATAGCTGTGTTTCTAATTGGAACTCCAGTTCTTGCTTTGGGCATATTTGGATTGACCTTGCTACTAAGAAATCCAGCTAACCCTGATTATGACCAAATCCTTTATCCCATTGTTATTGGTATGTATGTATCAGTGATTCCCTTTTTTACTGCACTGTACCAAGCTTTTAAACTTTTGAGCTATATTGACAGTAACGAAGCTTTCTCTGAACGATCTGTTAGATCACTCAAAGTTATCAAGTTATGTGCAATAACAATCAGTGGAGTGTACGTAGTGATTATACCGTTTGTTTTTCTAGTAGCTGAATTAGATGATGCACCAGGTCTAGTTTTAGTTGGTGGGATCCCTATATTTGGGTCATTGGTAATTGCAGTGTTTGCAGCTGTTCTACAAAAACTTTTACAAGACGCAATTAACATAAAATCTGAAAATGATTTAACAGTCTGA
- a CDS encoding GNAT family N-acetyltransferase has protein sequence MVFTIRKMKLEDIKQVQDVAKTSWNSTYAGIIPSEIQEQFLRFAYNEEQMKQRLERSFLFVAEVESEVVGFANFSKVKENGTAELGAIYLYPEYQNKGIGSALLQEGIKELKGVKEIYINVERDNNIGKTFYEAKGFMVVKEFDDDFEGHILKTVRMVLQLQN, from the coding sequence ATGGTTTTTACAATTCGCAAGATGAAGCTAGAAGATATAAAACAAGTACAAGATGTAGCAAAAACTTCATGGAACTCAACTTACGCAGGAATAATCCCCAGTGAAATACAAGAACAGTTTTTGAGATTTGCATACAATGAAGAACAGATGAAACAACGTTTAGAAAGATCTTTTTTATTCGTCGCAGAAGTCGAAAGTGAAGTTGTTGGCTTTGCAAACTTTTCTAAAGTAAAAGAAAATGGAACAGCTGAGCTAGGTGCTATTTACCTCTACCCTGAATATCAAAATAAAGGGATTGGTTCAGCATTGTTACAGGAAGGGATTAAAGAATTAAAAGGTGTAAAAGAGATTTATATAAACGTAGAAAGAGATAATAATATAGGTAAAACCTTTTACGAGGCTAAAGGTTTTATGGTTGTGAAAGAGTTTGATGATGATTTTGAAGGACATATATTAAAAACAGTTCGAATGGTTCTCCAACTACAAAATTAG
- a CDS encoding DUF4179 domain-containing protein, producing the protein MDHKELNKAIEQIPVPKEKVFSAISKGLNKEVSRGYRKKKKILFGVSSTAAILSITVASGFFIPTMNNVLANAPLIGSIFQEFNDETGMELSSQNAVKELNQAITKNGVTVKLTSAYFDGTKVSITGYVDDEVETGGNEKGEVSFDVNFENNKGDHDPWLNGKSTDIRKVANGYNFQWKMDYPYKTFKDDFTLPITIHNINGIKGEWNFDIPIQQDQNHTLAIKQEQSYPDQEIQITIKEILTAKASSSLVYETVKKYKGDNIQISKAVDNKGNVYRFGNQTVLEDSELDERNHSTIRTEMTKLDSNITSLTFYPQLNVADPKVEQLMDKKSFTLKSERLNLELRINDLIQNGNKLIIDYQLIGLPKNLSKHRLDIINNNLEYAFWLVDKEYITKIDPENPWPPKNHGVPFNKVKMIDHAAAHFQSTFELNGEEKIKNFKLENTMLQFDFSSLVPSEDLKPFTVILPSVEE; encoded by the coding sequence ATGGATCATAAGGAACTCAATAAAGCGATTGAACAAATTCCTGTACCAAAAGAAAAAGTATTTAGTGCTATTTCTAAAGGGTTAAACAAAGAGGTAAGTCGAGGATATAGAAAGAAAAAGAAGATTCTTTTTGGGGTATCAAGTACAGCTGCTATTCTTTCGATAACTGTTGCCTCCGGCTTTTTTATTCCTACAATGAATAATGTATTGGCTAATGCTCCTTTAATAGGTTCAATCTTCCAAGAATTTAACGATGAAACCGGTATGGAATTATCCTCTCAAAATGCTGTTAAAGAATTAAATCAAGCCATTACTAAAAATGGAGTGACCGTCAAACTGACCAGCGCTTACTTTGATGGAACTAAAGTGTCAATTACAGGATATGTAGACGATGAAGTTGAAACAGGGGGTAACGAAAAAGGCGAAGTAAGCTTTGATGTTAACTTTGAAAATAACAAAGGAGACCATGATCCTTGGTTAAATGGAAAGTCAACGGACATAAGGAAAGTAGCTAATGGTTATAACTTTCAATGGAAAATGGACTATCCTTATAAAACATTTAAGGATGACTTTACTCTCCCTATAACGATTCATAATATAAACGGAATCAAAGGGGAATGGAATTTCGATATTCCTATTCAACAAGATCAGAACCATACACTTGCTATTAAACAAGAGCAAAGTTACCCGGACCAGGAGATCCAAATTACTATTAAAGAGATTCTTACCGCAAAAGCATCGTCTTCTCTTGTGTATGAGACCGTGAAGAAATACAAGGGAGATAACATTCAGATTTCAAAAGCTGTTGATAATAAAGGGAATGTGTATAGATTTGGAAACCAAACGGTTTTAGAGGATTCAGAGCTAGATGAAAGAAATCATAGTACTATTCGGACAGAAATGACTAAGCTTGATTCAAACATTACTTCCCTTACATTTTATCCTCAACTAAATGTAGCAGACCCTAAAGTAGAGCAGCTCATGGATAAGAAGTCATTTACTTTAAAAAGTGAGCGCCTTAATTTAGAGCTGCGGATAAATGATCTTATACAAAATGGCAATAAATTGATAATAGATTATCAGCTTATAGGGCTCCCGAAAAACTTGAGTAAACATAGACTAGATATTATTAATAACAACTTAGAATACGCTTTTTGGTTGGTAGATAAGGAATATATAACAAAAATTGATCCGGAAAATCCTTGGCCTCCTAAAAATCACGGTGTTCCATTTAATAAAGTAAAGATGATTGATCATGCAGCAGCACATTTCCAATCTACTTTCGAACTGAATGGAGAAGAAAAAATAAAGAATTTTAAGTTGGAAAATACAATGTTACAGTTCGATTTTTCATCTCTTGTCCCATCGGAAGATCTAAAACCATTTACTGTTATACTTCCATCGGTGGAAGAATGA
- a CDS encoding sigma-70 family RNA polymerase sigma factor, with translation METETHILVKKAIKGNKNAFEKLVQHHYERIYRTAYLYVHNEEDALDVVQEATYQAYTSIRSLKNPKYFTTWLTRIVIRCSGKVIKKRDKVVPLTDELLSNLPDETHSYTEESSQLLNAIQQLRLNYRTAIILFYYYDYSIKTISSVMEIPENTVKTYLSRGKAELKKVYKSEEDTCHGS, from the coding sequence ATGGAAACCGAAACACACATATTAGTTAAAAAGGCAATTAAAGGTAACAAAAATGCCTTTGAAAAATTGGTTCAACATCACTATGAAAGAATTTACCGGACTGCTTACCTATATGTACATAACGAAGAAGACGCGTTGGATGTGGTTCAGGAAGCAACCTATCAGGCCTATACTTCTATCCGTTCGTTGAAAAACCCAAAATACTTTACGACCTGGCTCACTAGAATTGTAATTCGATGTTCGGGAAAAGTGATAAAGAAAAGAGATAAGGTTGTTCCACTGACGGATGAACTTTTGTCTAACTTGCCGGATGAGACACATTCATACACTGAAGAATCTTCACAACTTCTAAATGCAATTCAGCAACTTAGACTAAACTATCGTACTGCCATTATTTTATTCTACTATTACGATTACTCGATTAAAACGATTAGCAGCGTAATGGAAATCCCGGAGAATACCGTGAAAACGTATTTAAGCAGAGGGAAAGCGGAATTGAAAAAGGTTTATAAAAGTGAGGAGGACACATGCCATGGATCATAA
- a CDS encoding GNAT family N-acetyltransferase, which translates to MEIKLLTPKDADIYRDIRLEALKANPEAFSSSYEEEKEYPLESFENRLKFNHFYTFGAFDESQLVGVVTLILETKNKTKHRANIVAMYVYPDRRKSGIGRMLMNEAINKAKEIKEVEQVYLSVTSGNEPAKKLYNSLGFKVYGVDKNGLKIGDLYFDDDLMVLVL; encoded by the coding sequence ATGGAGATCAAATTACTTACACCTAAGGACGCCGATATCTATAGGGACATACGGTTAGAGGCATTAAAAGCAAATCCAGAAGCGTTCAGTTCCAGTTATGAAGAGGAAAAAGAATATCCTCTTGAAAGCTTCGAAAACAGATTGAAATTTAACCATTTTTATACATTTGGTGCTTTTGATGAAAGCCAACTTGTTGGGGTTGTTACCTTAATTTTAGAAACCAAAAATAAAACGAAGCATAGAGCTAACATTGTTGCTATGTATGTTTATCCTGATAGGCGAAAATCAGGGATTGGAAGAATGCTAATGAATGAAGCAATTAACAAGGCTAAAGAAATAAAAGAGGTTGAACAAGTATATCTATCTGTAACTTCAGGTAATGAACCAGCAAAGAAACTATATAATTCATTGGGGTTTAAAGTTTATGGGGTTGATAAAAACGGATTAAAAATAGGAGATCTTTACTTCGATGATGATTTAATGGTGTTAGTTTTATAA